GGAATGTCAGGGCCTGAGGAGGTACAGTTGAGGCTAAACACACACCTGCCCTGGCTCCATGATCTCTCTCACTGGAAACTTTCAGATCTCTGTAAGTGTTCAGGAGCTGATTTTGattctgattctctgattaTTTTGCCTTAACATCTTAACAAGctgctcagggagctgcagtAGGGCGAGGTAAAAATGAGACTgtcaaagcttttattttgttataatGATCCCAAATTACAAAGATTATTCATCGTATCTCACTGACTGATACAGAAACAACAAACCTTTCATTCTGTCTTCAGATTATGCATACAAGGTAATCTGAGAATGCTCAACTCCATGGTAGAGCATGTTAGAGCATAGGAAAGATTTAATTTCACCCTAAATCACTCCTGCTCACTGAGGCTGACAAGGAAATCAGgaatacaaaacattttcacCCTGTTAGACACTCCTGTGCAGGGTTTAATTAGTTAAGGTCAAACAGCAGTGTAGATTTTTCATTCCCCTGCCACAAAGAATGTAGTTACATTTCAGAACTTGGCAGTTTCTTCTTCGTCCCAACTGCTGTGAACCTTTACTAACACTTATTACATTCCTTCTTTGATCCTTATGTCCTGACAGCAGGATCAGAGAATGGAGAGCTGTATAGCAGTGCTATCACATTCCTGTAACACACCATTTCCTATTGATAGGTTACAAaatgtttaacaaaaaaacccattcaaGATCTAGATGGGAAGTTACTCAAGGTCATTCAGCAAACAAGCAGAAGAGCAAGAGAAGGTGATACCTCTTCTGAGGCCCAGCAAAATGGGCTTGCCTTGAAGCTACACTTCTTTCCCCGCTGACAGATGAAGGGTAATCTCGGGTGAAAGATCAGCAGTGACATGGAGGGAATTGCAAAGGTACAGGTGTCCAAATGCAGTGTCTTTACTGAATGTTGAAAGCTGTAATGCTCACATTAAATCCTTCCTGCTGAACAGTCATCCAAAGAAATGAATACCTTCATTTTTGCAGacttcagaataattttatatatttacctCGTAGGCTCTTCTGGAATTCATAAATCACACTTAATGAGAAGTATTAGCACACACTTACTGCAATTACATGATGAATGTTTGATTTCTGGCTTACAGCCTGAAAAATACATAGATTTCTGTGATCTCTAGAAAGGTAGAGATGAAACCTCATGTTTTAATTAGGGGCTAATAGCTTTAGTTCACTGTAATGCAAAGGcctttggttttttaaaagctttctaaCCCAGCTGAAAGTCTGCTATTCAATTAGTCTGGAGTTATACATCAGCTGATCAAGCAATGACAGCCTAAGAAGTTATTGCTTTCTCTGTAAGAGCTTttacttgggggaaaaaaatgcatggcTTTTACATCCTGTGGCTGCACAAGTGTTGCTAAACTGCTGATGAAGACTGAGCTCAGCAGGTCCTAACACTGCAGCTACACAGGATCAAACCCCTGAGCCTGCCTGGATTTCACTAGTgagcactgctggagctgctgcaaaaTTTAATCTCCACATGAACCTGcagtttttaacagaaatattattattgCAATAAATGATGTATGACTGGAAGCATGTGTATGTGAAAGCACCAGAACAACAATTAACAGAGAGGCCTATCTGGACAAGGAGGGATGCCATTCCATCAAACAGAGAATGCATGCCTGCTATCCAGCCCTGGAGGCCCCACACTGGTGAGAACACAGCACAGGGGCTCCTGAACAAGACCCCACACTGACAGCAGGACAGTGGTGAAAGTTTCAGCAAACCACATGTGCCAGTCCTCCTTCTGTCAGCCCATCAGCCTAAGTGGCTGACAGAAGACTAATAGGAAGGCATAGCAGTAGGATGTAAAAGATTTGCCCAAAAGGTTAGCTGATCATTGACAATCAAGAACAACCCAGGAGATGAAAGAGGATTTGACTGGTCCTCCATGCACAATCAATCCTGGCCAGAGCATTTGAGCAGGCATGCCATGAGAGTATGGCTGTGCAAAATCAATTGTTTAATAACTATGACTATTACAATCCCCTACCCCTTCCAGAAGATCTTGCAGTGAGTTTTGTAACCCTAATTTCCTATAAACCAACCAAAGTGAGAAAAGGTTGACCACCAAAAGGCTGGATTGCAATCATCAAAGAGGTGTCATCTGAAAGAAATGTGGACACACACTGGGTCTCAGTAGCTTTATGCTGTGTGTGCTAAACAAAATTTTGCTTCAAAAGAGCAGCTATCCTGGCCCATCTGAGTGCTCTGAAACACAGGGTTTCCTCCCTACAGACGGGAGTGTCACTGGGAACAGGTGACAAAGCTGTTCCACCCCATCCACACTGAACCACATATGGCAGGAGCTATAAATTGTGACCTATGAGAGGGGAAAGCAGTTCTGCCAGGGCACAGTGGCCTGTGATTGGCTACAGTGGATGGTACAACACACCACACTGCTGGAATCATCTTAAATGATATGGTGAGAACAAGTCAAATAATAATGCTGGTAGTATCACACCCCACTGTTACCATCAGTCAGCAGCCACCACCTCAGACAGCCCCCCATCACCAGCTGGGCATTGCCCTCACCAGCTCACACACAAGCAGCTGATGGGGAAGCTGGGTGACTCTCCCAAGACACCCAGCAAACTACTGCTGCAGGAGATCTTTTGGTTTCCTTAAACAAACTGCCCACAGTCAGGCAGCAAAGCACCTctcccaccctgcctgcacttcagagcagcaggacaggcaggggacAGCAGCTTGCAGAGGAGCCTCAGCCTCTGGCTGCCCCTGGCAAGTGAGGACAGAGGTGTGTGCCCTGCACAGATGGTTGCACAGCAccccctcctgccagcagccctcGGGAGCCCTGAGAGAGATGGAGACTGTCTCTTTTGGGGACGTTCTTCTCCAGCAAAGCTCCTCCATAGGTGTGGGTGTGCAGCCCTggaaggacagaggaaaaactgcCCATGAAACACTAATCCCTGTTACTTTTCATACTGGACTACAAGGCGAGAGATGATGTGACAAATACAATGTAAACAGGCTCAGCCACCAGACCTTCCTTTCCAGGGGCATATTTCACCCTGCAGAACCTCAGCTCTGAGgttcacagcagctctgcctgctcacCTTTTGAGCAGATCACTGATGTTGGTGAGGTTCTCACTGCCTGCTGCACACTCAGCATCAGACAGTTAAAGGGATCTCACGACTGCTTCCAGAGCTCTTGTGCACTCTGGAGGCAGGGGGTCAATACAGGATCTCACCACAACCCTGAGAAACCTCCAGCTAATGAGAACTGTAGTATCTAACTAAGCAGAGAGATGTGTGCCACACCAGCACTGTTCTCTGTGGAGTCATAGagtatgctgagttggaagggacccatgaggatcatcatccaactcctggccctgcacaggacaccacAAGAGCCACACCATGagcctgagagtgttgtccaaatgcttctggagctctgtcaggcttgctGCTGTAACCACTGCtgtggggagcctgttcagtgcccaaccaccctctgggtgaaaaactttttcctgatatccaacctaaacctcccctgactcagctccaCCCATTTCCTCGAGTCCTGCCACTGGTCACGAGTGAAAAGCTCggtacctgcccctctgcttccccttgtgaggacACTGAAGACCACAATGAGGACTCCCCTCTGtcacctcttctccaggctgaacagaccaagtacCCTCAGCCTCACACGttctcctcacacagcttcctctccaggcccttccccatcctcatggccctcctttggatgctgtCTAACagtttaatgtcttttttacaGCCTCTGCTGCAGTTCTCATGCTCCTCCAGAGGATAAAGCCGGGGAGCCCCACTGGGAATGGGACCCTTAGGAAGGCTGTGCTTTGACAGTGACTAGCAAAAGACGGGATCCAGGATCCAGGTGAGCAGCAGTTACACCTGGGCCACTCCAAAGGCTGTGTGggcccaggcagagctgctgcaggtgcagaCTCGAAGGTGATAGAACTGAACAAGGAAATGCAGCCCTCCAAGAAACAAACTCCTCTCTGGCTTGCCAATTCTACTGTGGTCAGTCCATCTTTGCAAActggctgctgctcagctctcaAAATCCACTTGTCCTCCAGTAGTCACAAAGTAAACCACCCTCTTTTGCCTGATTGTGTATTTTCTCACTATAATTAAACATGACATGCAGCTGCAGTAAATATTTGTGCTGTCATAGCTCACATATGATTATGaccaaaaaaacaacttcaGCAGGGAATGCATATAAATTCTAGTCTAGTCTGTAGCTGGGCTGATATTTGTAGTCTAATACAAATTCACTGAAGCCAGGAATTTGACAGagtaagagaaaataaagaacttaattttacttttcatggaaaaggtAACTGTGTTATCCATATACTGAAGCAGCCTTGAAAGGCTGAGTTTAAGAAATAATCTAATTGCCACTAGATGGCACATCTCAATTACTAATCTATATTTGAATTCAGGattgccttttaaaaacatacattcCTTCTCTTTGCTAACATAACACTTTGTGTTGCTTTctattttgaaatcagaaagcttaaaaaaaacacacatagaaaaaaaaaggaattgtaaACTAAAAATACACCATCTGCCAGTAAAAACCTAGCTTGATTCTGTCACATCTACAACCAAACCAGGTTAATAACCAGCATCACAGATGGTTTCttaatataaatatgtacatCTCCCCATAGTGACTCTTTCAGCTGCTTCCCAAAACTGCTGGCACTGTTACCTTGTTTCCTTGGCAATAGCTGTGCCTTACACTCAGCCTGAACGTTATACAGCTGGGATGGATTTCTGAAGATGCCATCCCCTGCCTGTGGCTGTTTCCAGCACCAACAAGGGATGCAGGGGTGGACAGCCATGTCTTTCCCAAAGAACAGCAACAGATGGATATTAAGACATTCTTGTGCAGCTGGTCTCTTCCTCAGATGATCAAATCTGCTGAAGGGTTCTTTTAACTTGCCCAAATCCCCACATAAGGCTACACACCAAATATCATGGTGACCTTGATATGGTAGCACAGAGCTGTAGACAGAGCAGTAAAGGTACAATCTGAAATGTCAAGAGCATCAAACCTGTTAAATAACgatacagaaaacaaacagaatccAATTCATTTTTTCTGGTTCTACTTCAGTCATCTGAAAAACTCTAGAAGTTAAATTTGATATAATGACTGAGACCATGCTACTGTGGCATGGAGTCTAAAGCTTCTTGggagctcagcagcagtggggtTTGACATAAACTGGATTAGCATTGACATGGACATGATTTCTCTTGGTATCCATATGGCACATGCCCACTTTATACCACAGCAAAGGCTAAAAGATTGTAGTTCTTGCCAGTTTATAATTTCTATGGGGGtaataaaaagcatttcaagGAGAACTCTAAGAAACAGAATAACAAAGGAGAGCACAGAGGCTGAGACACACAATCACAAGTTCCATCCACACTGATACAAGTGACAAAAATCAATTCACTGCTTATGTTTGGGCCCAAATTTATGAATACTTGTAAAATGAAGGTCATGATATTGATGTCTGAACTATTCTGAAACTTGTAATGATCTCTTTAAATACTAAATACTACCATAGATGAACTGGAAACCCCATCTTTCCTATGACCTGCTCTACACTCAGATGTCAGCTCCTCTCATTCTGGGTTTGAACAGCTGAGCATAAGATGGCAAGTTCCATCCCACTGGATCATTCAATCATCTGCCACTGTTAGCAGTGTGTTATTTTGGAAATACTAATTTAATTTGTGACATAACCAGAAAATTGCAAATAGAAGTAATTCCAGTCATAAAAATAGTATTCTAAGATGGATATACAGAGTTTGTAAAATCTTGAAAAGGCTACAGTGTGTGTAATCTGTCAATGAAACTGAAAACCCACTGATTTCAGACTTGGCATTATGAAATTGTGACAAGGTTAGGAGTGCCCACTTATAATTCACTTCCTCTTTCACATCACTGAAAAAGTGAGAACAATCACTGCCCTGCACTCCAATGAATTTATCAATGGCAAATGTACCTGCAGAAGTCAATTAACCAAATGTATACAACAGCAACTTCTGAGTTCAAAGTTTTATCATTTAAACCTCAACTTCTAGAAACCTCACCACACACAGAGCTAGACCTTTATTTTAGGCAAAAAAATGAACTATCAGAGCAGTTTCACTTGTTTTTACATAAAAAGAAGGCACACCTGCACAATTTTCTACTTCGAAACTTGTTTTACAAGTGCCTTGAAACCAAATGTGAACAACTGGCTGGGACATTCAGCAACATGGCATTTGATGCTTACAGTAATAACTGCAGCTGGCACATCCCTccaccccaccaccaccactgctgccaaCTGCTGGCTGCCCAGTACAAGCCTGGCTGAATTCTTAAAGAGTTAATTTCATTTAACACAAAACACAGATCACTGTGATGCTtcttatgaatattttaatgaaaacagaggACCAGCTGTTCAGATTCAGTCAAGAAACCAATGCTGAAATGACAACCCTGATGCTGGGGCTAAGATAAAACCAGCAGACTCAGCtccccattttttaaaaagaatattcttGCCATGCTTTCCCATTCTAGGGCATCAGGAACTTGgtgaaaatgaaactgaaaattgaaTTGAAATTGttcacagtttgttttcctgttgcttGAAATCTTGTTTAGGCATTTGCTTCACTTCttacataaagaaataaataactcaagaattacaataaaaatgtgACAAACAACAAAGTAATGATTGAGTCCTTTGAGTTCACAGTAGAAGAACATATCTTCTTATAATTTCTCTTGGCAGGACTGAAACAGTAGGTAAAATCTTTTGAAGTGCCCTGGCTACTTTGGCACCTTATTgtcattcacagaaaaaaattaaagcacttacacaaacagaaataaatttcctAAATAAAACACAATGACTTTGAAAATTTTCACTAGTGTCACATTAACATAAGAGAAATGTAATTCCCTTCAGCAATTTGAATCAGTCCTAGTGCAGAGTAATTCAAAATTATGCAGCGAGTCAGTGTCAGGTTAATGCTTCAATCTAACACTATCCTTAAAAAtccacataaaataaaaataataaaaaaatcccaaatgccAAAACCCAACACCCAAACAATACTTAGATCTGCCTATATTTATAATTGGTACTGCTAACTAATAATTGCTATGTTGCAGAATCACAACTGCCAATAAAATCCACTGCAGTGTAAAAGGCCTGCTCTGCCAAGGTTCATTCTCCGTACTCTATCTGTGCTCTCAGCTCTTTGGAGAGATAATTGACCAGCACCGCTGTGAGCTTCTGCTGCAGACCAGCATTGCCCATGACCAGAGCAGTCAGCTGAACAACATCCGTCCAGTCTAAGTGCCTGATAACATCAACAGCTTCATCATAGAGTTTCTGCTGCTCAGTAGGAGGCAATTCCAACAAAATCTGAGGGACTGGTTTGAACTGTCCAGAAGTCATCCAGGCACCAAGCAATCCACCAAATGCTCCACCTAGAAAAGACAAGAGAGTTAGTCTTTACCAGCTAAAGCCTGAAATCCCATCCACAGCCTTCATCAACAATGTGTCTTCTTTAACTAGGTTTATAGACGATACTCAAAGCACCAAGAAGGATTTCTAAACCACTTTGCATTCACAGCAATCACAAAGAAACTCTTTACACAATCAATGCTAATAGCTTCAAGCTAGAAATCAGAAACACAAGGACGCTGGTCTCTTTAGGATAAGCTCTACTACTAAATAAAATCATGCCCAAGGAAAACACCAGACCAACAACTGCCATTAACACTACTCTTACTAGAGATTGCCAGACTGATCCAAGCTTTCTGCTTCTTTAGAGTCACACATTGCAGCCTCAAACTCCCGTGAAGTCCAGCCCTGAAGGTGCTCAGAGACTAAACCATTGGACACATTCATGCTTTCATCTACTAAACCCACAGCCCACCCACACCAGCTGGACAAGACATGCTCAGGGTAAGAAGAGGGTTCTAGGTCATCAAGGTAACAGCAGAGGGATCCTCTATAGCTGCTGTgactgtggctgctgctgagaaagCAGCCTGGCAGTCCTACACACTGTTCTCTGACACCAGTCTGACCTGCACCACAGCAACTCACAGGACTGACAccactgcccagagcacacaCCCTGTTGGAAGGAAGGAGAACCCTCACCATGGAGAGGTGTCAGAACCCACCCTGCCTCCAAAACTGCCACCCTAAAAACTGCTCCTAAAAAGTCATTTATGCACTCACGGGGATGCAGTTTTTCATTAGACAAAAATTCTGTAATTTGCAGCTTTTACTCAGTTGGCAATTTTTCCCATGATACCACAGAAATACTTGAAAGCCTAAGATGGCTGAATTCATCTTCAAGGGACTTTTATGAGAACATCAATACCTGATTTAGGGGCACTTAATGCAAAAGGCACTAGAAGTATTGATGTCTAAGCTCCACATCCATTGGCACAAGATTTGTTACATGATCACACTTTTCCCCCCCAGGCAACATACCCACAACCCATTCTTCTCAGAGCAAGCAGTTCTTAAAAAGCAGGATTGCTGCAAGTACCTCCATTTATTGTTGCAGATGGAAGGTAACTCATCCTCTAATTCTTCATGCGAGGCAGCAAGAAGTACAATGCCTGGTACCCAGTCCCACAGCCATCCAGGCTGTTTGTGTAAGTGAAAGTGCACTTGACTGCAAATGTTTCTCTAACTGTCCTAAATACTCAGGGTTGTTTATATATACTTGGGACTGGGAGACATTGTGAAGGCCTAAATAAACACTTAAGAGAAAACACATCCAAGAATAACTTCAGTGTTTCTCATCACCTCACTCAAGAATCAGGCCACTTACATTATTATCTTTACTTCTGATTTTAAGCTTACAAATCTCTTACAAAAGCTTAATTTCCCTTCTTTGTTCCCAATAGCTTCAGTCATGTTTGTCGAAACACTATTTTGGCTATTAATTAAGCTTTGTACTTGTAATAGGAGTAAATACATAGCTTCACACTCCTCACATAtcattctcttatttttttgtaactCAACCTTGCTAACCCTCACACAGCAATATTGTAATTCACTCCAATACCAATAAGCCTGTGAAATTGCTGGAACTGCTTGCAGGACTAAGGAGCATTCAAGGACCAGGGCTGACAGGACTTCAGTGGCAAGGCAGCTTTTAAACTAGTCAACTTTTGAATTAAGAGTTAATAGAGGAGAGACAGCTCTTTACTATTAGACTTCGGCTTTCCTGTAATTTTCcatgccaggaaaaaaaaaacaaagtggCAGGGAATAATGAATCccagaggacaaaaaaaaaaaaaaaagttcatcaAGAAATTAACAGCaggaacttttaaaataaagaagtaaaCATAACTTGTAATAAGATCGTTTGGAAGATGATCCTGTCACATGCTAAGGCTAAGAATGCTTACTCACCTCACTCCACACCCcaattttcattcttctgtgcCACCAGGTACCAACATCCCCCTGACTGCTGCCATCATCTCTgtgctccttcctccctgtcTCACCCCCCTCCTCTTCACTCCCCACCAAGGCACGAAATCTCAACACTGAATGCCCTTTTCCTTCAACTTACACCTACTACACAGACTTCCTAGTTTCTCCACTCAGGGATTTAACCACCCTCTTGTTCCCAAAGCAAAACTCACTTACCTACAGCGATTCCAGGGGGACCTCCCATCAGACCCCCAAGAAAGGCTGTGGCACCTGCCAGCAGTGCTCCCCGACCAGAGTGTTTGACAGCAGCTTTCATCCCCCTCGCCTCAGAGAcgtggcagagcagctgcatcACATCATCAACAGGGATGGGCATCTTGGCGAGTTAAGATCctggaaagaatattttaagttaTCTTTTGATCACTGCAACAGAGATTAAACCTGGCTGCTAAATGAATTTTAGGAATAAAACCAGTGTTTGCGAGTCTGTAAGACAAAAaaggacagacacacagaaaatgctgtgtGCAAAACTGCTTTCTCTTTCACTTCTTGGAAAACTAACCCTACTGGCAAACAGCTGAAGGTTACTGAAACTGCAAATGAGACCTCTGAGCAGACCAGAGAAAACTGGTTTCACAGAAattttacagaatattctgagttggaacggacccagaaggatcatcaagtccagctcttaaatgaatggcccatacagggattgaACTCACAACCTACATGCTCTAACTAGCTGAGCTAACATGAGAAACTCAGAGACTCTACAGTATGTAGTACCAAATTCTACAGTACACTGCTTTTGCCTTGAGCAACTCCCATGTGTGTTGAGCATCATGCAAACACTCTgggaaaaagacaaagcagagcCTCACTCTACCACAACCAGCAGAATGTAAATGACAAATCTGTCAGGTATTTTCTCCCTGTCCTAATTCTTGCCACAAATCAGTTGGTTGTTTTCACATACCAGTTCTTCTCCCTGTTTTGTTACAGACTTAGACACTTCCATGCTGATTTCTGAAGGTGGTAGGCTCTCTGTAGCAACCAAAGAGCCTGAGGAAGGGAACAGATTTCAGAAGGAGTCAGAGGAAAAACCTGGGACTGGGAAAAAATGCTCTGGAGACAGACCATCAGAAATGCAGGGGTGTATGTGTACAGCAGTCAGGGCTCAGAGCAGACACACCAGACAACTCTCATGTATGAGGAGGCAGAGACACGGGACCCCAGCCCTGTTACACACTGAGACATGCCCTGAACATGGAGCAGAGACCTGGCCCTGAGAGTGACCCCTCTGAGACCAAAACCTTTTCCACTCCAttcacttgctgctgctgctcatttaGCAAATACCTCCCATCCTGCACATCAAATGAGGAAAGGGCTtgcagggataaaaaaaaagaaaaaaaagtattcgataggattaaaaatataatcacaTATACACAAGCAGCAGATTTCTTGTTGTACATGTAATGTCAGCACTATAGAACAGATGAGCATTTGATTTTCAGCCCCTAGAACACCTCTTATCCCAGAGCATGTGCAATACATTCTCAGCCCATGCCAACCTGTCTTCAAGTCTTTCTTGAATAGATCTCAGTGCAAAGTGAAAGTGGAGTGGTATCACAccatttttcatattaaaaattaactactGTGACAGCGGAAGCTTTCTTTTGCAGTAAAATGGCTGACTGCAAATCATCCATGTCCCTGCAGTATCCAAGTGCTGCTGACACTAAACAAAAGTCTGGGTTTTGGGAAGGGACTGCTTATGCTCCATAGTGGCAAAGAGGCACAGTAGGAAATTCATCAAATAGTTGGTTTCTCTCACTACTTCATTCATCTTCATGCCAGTCTAAAGAAAACATCCAAGTGTCATCATTTTACCACCgttgcttttgggtttttggcAGGCTGATGACACAGCAGTGGATCAGCATGGCAGTGTGTGCTGGTTAGAGACATGCTCTTCTTCCAGAGTTAAACATCATCTCATTCAATAGGATTCAAGCTCAGAGTAATAAAATAATGGCTGCTCTGTCTGAccagtaggggaaaaaaacccccaccaaatACACAACTGGTACAGCTCACACTGTCTGGGAATGATGGCAAATGAGACAATTAAGTGCTTGTCTTTATCTTCCTAGCAAAGGGTGAGCAGTTTGCCACTCAAGAGTAACCTTCTCACCAGCACCAGGCAGCCTGAAGTGCTGCAGGATTCACTTCCTCCCCTCAGTGAGACAGAAGCTGAACCGTGCCTGTCCAGCACCTCCTTAGCATGCCCTAGGACTAATCCAATGTGCTGAAATGAATTTGCATCTCCTCTTTGGGCTTAATCCAACAAATGTCTCACACGAAGCTCTACAGCATGAAGGCTCTGCAGCACGGGTGGGACAAGACAAGTTGGAGAGCTGACAACACACACAGCTCTCTCTCAGAGTGATATCATCTGCTTTCCCCCAGTCAAACTGATGGAATTCCACAGTTTCCTAAACCAAACTAACTGTAATAGATGTAAAATGATGTTTTGTGAGCAGAGACACCCGAAGCTGAAGCCTCAGGTTCCTGCAGCAGGCCAAAGCTGGAACCTTAGAAAACAAGCATGGAAAACAACCTGCATTACTCCATCCTCCACATGGCCAACACCAGGACATGTCCTTACGCTGACCTTACACTGACATGGCATTGCAAGCAGTGCAAAGGTGATCAGCTCTACCCTGGGGTTCctctgaataaataaaacaccCTTTTATCACCAGCTTCAAAGTGGCTTAAAGGTGAAAAAACCCAGActgtaataaaaacagaagtcaCGCTGCTTTCTGGTGGTGTACAAAGCGTGGCAAACACACGAATTTGTAACTGCCTATTAAGGTAAAGCAGAAACATGCTGGAACTCAAGCAACTGTAAGTAGCCTTTCcacagtaaattattttacagttttactCCCCTCACAACTTCCCCGAAGGAAATTTCCACTcgcaaaattaatatttatttgggtttttctggCTTGACTGAATAAAGTTCTTGGCATAGAAAAGCCATTCCTGCTTAATTCTGGATGTGAGCAGAACACTCAAAACTCTCAAAGACATTACAAGCAGCATTCATTTTCTCTCAACTCTTAGAAGTATTTCTATGATCTCTTAGCATAGTCACTATATTTTAAGTCCTGCAGTAAACCTTAGTGAATACAGTAGCTGATGCACAGCACATACAAGTTGTCTTTTTTAAACTGTACATACAGAGCACTAGTGGAAGCCACTGAAACATAAGCCATGTATTACAACATGTAAAGTAATCCCAGATTCCTACATTCAGCACAAAGACACAGATGAGTGGATCAGCACTGTAGGGATCTTTTGCAAAGTCAtataatttctgagaaaatttCAGGTTTCAATGAAGAATCAAGGTGCTCAATCAGGCAATTTTCAGTGAGTAGTACTTTTTAAATCATACACTGCAGGCCATCAAAGCAGGATATTTTGACAATACAGTAACAGACAGAATAGAACAAATGGAGCTCTAAGTTTTGTGTGTCAGAGGTAGAATCCGATGATagccaaaaatatttatagactCTGATTGTGTAAGCGACAAGTAAACAAAAGTGCAATTTGATCCTATTACCAAATTATTCACTACGGAATTCACCCAGATGTTAAGAAACACCAGGACTGTGAAATACTGGATTTCCTCTAACGGAGAAATAGAAATGTCAACAACATCCTTAAGACTGTGCCCAGCTTTCAGAGGTGCCAAGTCCCCACAGCTCCTATTGACTTTACATGGCACTGAGAATCTTCAGCACTTcgagaaaaaaccaaaaccaaacccaagagTTTTGGAACATGAAGCCACTGAGAAATCAAGATTTGTTGTTTAACTGACCTTCCTTTGTTGTTCTACTGCATTCCTTCTGTATTTGTGGTCTCCCCAAA
The Chiroxiphia lanceolata isolate bChiLan1 chromosome 13, bChiLan1.pri, whole genome shotgun sequence DNA segment above includes these coding regions:
- the C13H19orf12 gene encoding protein C19orf12 homolog; translated protein: MPIPVDDVMQLLCHVSEARGMKAAVKHSGRGALLAGATAFLGGLMGGPPGIAVGGAFGGLLGAWMTSGQFKPVPQILLELPPTEQQKLYDEAVDVIRHLDWTDVVQLTALVMGNAGLQQKLTAVLVNYLSKELRAQIEYGE